The genomic interval TGGTGGAGCAGTTTGGGCACTTTGTGGGCAACCGGGAAGCGTCTTCATTACAGGTGATTGGGGCGATCGCCACTCAGCCGCTGCGGTTAATTCAGGAAATCGTTACACCTGCCGATCGCACGATCAGCTATTTACTGGCCCATTGGCTACCCTTGGCGTTTGTGCCTGCGGTGGCTCCGACGGCTTGGCTAGTGGCTAGCTTTCCGTTATTGCAAAACTTTATGCGGCAAGACCCGACCGCGCTCTCGATTGACCTGCGCTATGCCCTCACAGTGATTCCGGGGTTCTTTTATGGGGCAGTGATTTGGTGGGCCAAGCATCCAGGGGCGTTTACTCGGCGGTTTCGGCGCTTTTGGATTTTTTGCCTCAGTGTGTCGCTGATTTTAACGATTGTCTCGAATCCCAATCGAGCTTTGTCTTTTTTAATCCCCGATTCTTTCCAACCTTGGGTTTACTCGGCTCCTCAAACTCAATGGCAACATGCGGCAGCAATTCGTAGCTTGATGGGCCAAATTCCACCGGATGCTAGCGTTTCAGCGACCACTCATATCGTGCCGCATCTCTCGAATCGGCGGGAAATTGTCCGCTTTCCAGCCCTCCAGGTAAGGAATGATGCCAGGGCCGTGATTTCGGTAGACTATATCATTCTCGATTTCCAACAATTACGGCAGTACCAAGTGGTGTTCGATGATGACCGGAGACTTTTGAAGACAATGGTGCCTGTAGTTGATCGGCTTTTGGGCGATCGCTCCTACGGCTTAGTTGGCGTCCAGGATGGCGTGTTGTTGATGCAGCGTAGTGCTAACTCTGACTCGACTGCGGCAACGGCTTGGTCTACCTTTCGGCAAGAGCTGGAACCGATTCTGCGACAGCCTGAGTAGCCAAGCAAAGCTTTGTGAAGATTTAGGAATCATGCCTGCATTCCTTCGCGGCAATTACAGTGGCCGCTACACTGATATGTGAAGTTCTTAGGACTTATGTGAAGGTGTGGGAGTAGCGTTTGATGAAAATTCTGGTATTGGCTTGGGAATTTCCTCCTCGCATTGTGGGCGGCATTGCCCGACATGTGGCCGAGCTATACCCAGAACTCGTCAAGCTGGGCCATGAAGTGCATCTAATTACCGTCGAGTTTGGGCAAGCCCCAAGTTATGAAGTGGTCGATGGGGTCAAAGTGCATCGGGTGCCTGTGGGCTATAGCCACGACTTTTTCCATTGGGTTGTGAATATGAACGAGAGCATGGGCCGTCATGGTGGCAAGTTGATTCTAGAGGATGGCCCCTTCGACCTGATTCATGCCCACGATTGGCTGGTTGGAGATGCCGCGATCGCCCTCAAGCACACGTTCAAAACCCCGCTCATTGGGACTATCCACGCCACTGAATATGGCCGCCATAACGGCATTCATACCGATACCCACCACTACATCAGTAGCAAAGAAACCCATTTAGCCTACAATGCTTGGCGAGTCATCGTTTGTACCAACTACATGCGTTCTGAAGCCGCGCGGGCATTGGGTAGTCCTGAAGCAAAAGTGGATGTCATCTACAACGGCATCCGCCCCGAAAAGAAACAACGGCACCCAGATTTTGACTTTGCCAGTTTCCGCCGCCAGTTTGCCGAGGATAGCGAAAAGATTGTTTATTACGTGGGCCGCATGACTCACGAAAAAGGCGTGGCGGTTTTGCTCAATGCCATGCCCAAGGTGCTTTGGGAGATGGGTGGCTATGCCAAGCTGGTGATCATCGGCGGCGGCAATACCGACCACTTGAAGCAGCAGGCTTGGAACCTCGGTATCGCTCACAAAACCTACTTCACTGGGTTTATGTCTGAGGAAGACTTGAACAAGTTTCAAACGATTGCTAATTGCGCCGTTTTCCCTAGCCTCTATGAACCCTTTGGTATCGTGGCTTTAGAAAGTTTTGCGGCGCGGGTGCCCGTGGTGGTTTCGGATACGGGTGGCTTTCCAGAAGTAGTACATCATACCAAAACAGGCATTGTGACTTGGGCCAATAATTCCGAGTCCTTAGCTTGGGGCATTTTAGAAGTTCTCAAAAACCCTGGTTATGCTCAATGGCTCACAGACAATGCTTATGAAGACCTAGAGCGGCGCTTCAGTTGGGCCAAAATTGCCCAACAAACAGAAGTGGTTTACAAACGGGTAGTGCAAGAGCGATCGCAAGTTGATTGGTAAGGTTGATGGTTAAGACAGTAAGTTAGGCAGATCGCGTTCAAACCAAAAACTCAGGGGGCGAGCACATGGATAGGGCTGAGCGGATTCAATGGTTAAAAGAGCATACTCAGTTGGCATCGCTCTCGGATGAAACCCTAGAGGCGATCGCCGCTGCTATTGTTGAGGAGCCGTTCCAAGAAAATCGCCGTTTGGTTTTGGAAGAAACGCCTCCAGAAGCTCTGTATATCCTCAAGGCTGGGCACTTGGAGAGTTATCACACCAGCCTCAATGGCCCTGCTAAAGCAGTGGGTCTACTGCCAGGAAGCATCATCCACCTCAAGGAACTGTTGTTAGACCAAGCGGCTGAGCAAACTGTGATCACTCTGGGAGATGGTTTGTTATGGCAGATTGCCAAAGAGCCATTTCTGGCCTTGGCTCAGCAATACCCAGAAATTAGCCGTACCTTCTCGCGCCAACTTGCGGCGGAGCTAAACCAGTTAACCTCTCAACTCGCCTACGAACAAGAGCGACAGACAGCATTACGGCCTTATGCGATTCCTAGAGTCAGGCGAGGCGTGATTGGTAGTAGTGAAGTGGCTGTCAGACTTCGTAAACAAGTCCGAGATGCTGCCCGCGATCGCACTCCCGTTTTACTGACGGGTGAAGCGGGAGTTGGTAAAGTCAACTTAGCGGCGTTGATTCACTTCAACTCAGCGGCGCGACGGGAACCCCTAATTCGTTTCAACTGTGGCACTCTTTCTAGCAGTGGTGCAGAACTGTTTGGGCGGGTGGCTCAAAGTGCAAGTGGCAAACAGGGTCTACTGGCCTATCTAGGCAGCGGAACTTTAGTGCTGGATCACCTGCAAGATCTCCTTCCAGAGCTGCAAGCTAAGGTGATTCAGCTCCTCCAAACCGGGGAGTATCGCTCCATCAGTCGAGAGGGTGAGCCGATAGGTGAATTACAGCAGTGTCAAGCGCGCATCATCGTGACCGCAGAGCGATCGCTGGATCAAGTCCACGCGCAACTGAGCCTTGAGCCTGGACAAGCTTTGTGGGGACATGCGATTGAAGTGCCACCCCTGCGCGATCGCAAAGCCGATATTAAAGCCAAAGCTGAATATCACATCACTTGTTTTGCTCGTGGCGAAGGAATTTCGAGACCCAAACTCACACCGGAAGCTGCTGAAGTTTTAGCCAGTTATGACTTCCCTGGAAATTTACCAGAGCTAGAGAGTCTGTTGGAGCAAGCGATTAGCCAATCGAATGGAGCGGCTGAACTGACTGCCGATCTATTTCGGTCGGCTCAACAGCTTGCGGTTCAACTGGATCAAGTAGCATCCCAACTTGCCTTTGAGCAAGAGCGTCAAACGGCATTACGGCCTTATTTAGTCCCTAAAGTGCGGCGAGGCATTGTCGGCTCTAGTCGCTATGCGGTGCGGTTACGGCAGGAAATTAAAAAAGCGGCTAGCGATCGCAAATCGGTATTGGTATTCGGTGAACCAGGGTTGGGCAAAGACAATACCGCAGCGCTGATTCACTTTGGCTCTCGCGATCGCCACCAACCGATGATCAAAATCAACTGCAATACCCTGCAAGCCAGTGGTGCAGAATTGTTTGGTCGCGTAGGAGGCAAGCCAGGGCTACTAGAGTGGATTGGTCAGGGCACGCTCCTCCTCAACAATATTCAAGAATTGCTCCCTGCGCTGCTGGAAAAGATTCTGCTCTTACTCGAAACCGGAACGTATGCTCCAATTAGCCGCGAAGGGGAACCCACACCAGAACCCAAGCAAAGCCACGCTCGGATCATGATGGTGTCGGAAAAAAGTTTGCCGCAGCTAGAGCGAAAACATTGCGTCCAGCATGTGATCAAGGTGCCGCCATTGCGTGTGCGGAAGGCCGATATTGCTGCCCAAGCTGAGTACTACATCAGTTTGACTTGTCGAACTAAAGATATCGCTCGCCCCCACGTCACCCCAGAAGCTTTACGCCGTCTCCAGGGCTATGACTTTCCGGGCAACTTCGCTGAACTAGAAGGACTGATTGAACGAGCGATCGCGCAGTCAAATGGCGCACCTGAACTTACCGAAGAAGTCTTCTGGGCCGTCAGCAACAAAACCAGACGCTTCCGCGTGAACTTGCTGAATGCCTATCCCAAGTTGCGACAATTTCTGCGGAGTGATTGGTGGCCCGATCGCATCAACTTTGGCTTCACCTTGGGCTTTTTTGCCGTCATCGTCAGCATTCTGATGCTGGGACCGCAAGCCCGCGACAGCAACATTGGCCTGAATCTATTTTGGGCTTGGTGGTGGCCGTTGATGCTGGTTGCCTTTCCGTTTGTCGGGCGGTTGTGGTGCTCGGTTTGTCCTTTCATGATCTATGGTGAGCTAGCTCAGAAGCTTTCCTTGCGGCTGTTTCCTCGCGAATTATTGCCTTGGCCGCGCCAGCAAGCAGAGAAATGGGGCGGTTGGTTTCTCTTTGGCTTATTCACGCTGATTTTGCTCTGGGAAGAACTCTGGCATCTGGAAAACACGGCTTATCTTTCCGGTTGCTTGTTACTCCTGATTACGGCGGGTGCAGTCATTTTCTCGCTGTTGTTTGAGCGTCGCTTCTGGTGTCGCTATCTCTGCCCGATTGGGGGGATGAATGGCTTATTTGCCAAGCTCTCTATGACAGAATTGCGGGCGCAGCAAGGCATTTGTTCTGCCACTTGCACCACTTACCAATGCTACAAAGGCGGCCCTGAAAAAGGCGAAGGCCAAGAAAGCCTCGGTTGCCCGCTCTATTCGCACCCCGCCCAACTGGAAGACAATCGGGATTGCGTGCTGTGTATGACCTGTCTCAAAGCTTGCCCCCACCGCTCCGTTGAGGTGAATCTGCGACCTCCCGGCATTGAGCTTTGGACGACGCATCAGCCCACCTACGCGGAAGTTGCGTTGCTGTTTCTCTTGTTCGGAGCCATTTTTCTGCATCGCCTTCCCGAAATTGAAAATCAGTTGGGCTGGAATTTCCATCTAGAGAATTTTGGCTGGCATGCGGGCGTTTCTGCGGTGGCACTATTGCTGCCCGTCGCGATCGCTCTCTTGGCCCAGTTCTTGATTCAGGCAATCAATCGTACCCTCAAGCCCCGCCCCTTCCTAGAACTAGCTTACGGCTATTTGCCTTTAGTGCTGGGTGGCAGCTTAGCCCACTACTTGCGCTTAGGCTTAACCGAAGCAGGTCGAGTTCTGCCAATTACACTAGCAACCTTTGGCTATAGCAGCGTCAATGTGCCGATCGCCGTGGCTGAACCCGCAGTGATCGCATTCCTGCAAGCGGTGACGCTAATTGCTTCAGTCTGGTTAAGTGTGATTTTGACCCAAAAAATTGCCCGCCAACCCCTACTCAGTTTGCTCCCTCAACACCTAGCCACGCTCGCCATTGGCTCGCTGTTGTGGAAGTTGATCGTCAGTTGATCAGGTTATCTGCTCTAGCAATTAGAACTCAATCCACTACTTTCAGGAGTCCCATATCCAAGTGGTCAGAAATCCGCCGAATTTGACTCAACTCCTCAGCACTCAACACTGCGTCTGAAGCGATCGCCATAAAAAATCCGCATTCATCCGCTTGGGTAATTTTTCCAGAAGTAAAAATGCGCCGAATAATTGGCCCAATCGTAGAACCAGGACTGCTATTGTCAGTATTCATGAGGACGATTCTTTAAGGAACACATGAAGAAGCTCTATTGATATGTATATTCCCTGAATCATTGACCTCTTTGCTCCCTCCAGTTGGCTTACCTAGGTGGGTGAGCTTGAGCCATACCAACGTAGAGATGCAAAAACTGCCCATCTTCCAAAACAACGCTTTGTTACAACGAGCGCTGACCCACAGTTCTTACACCAACGAGCATCCGGCGTTTGGGGAAGATAACGAACGCTTAGAGTTTTTAGGCGATGCCATATTGAACTTTCTCAGTGGCGAATTTCTTTACAAGCACTACCCTGAAAAACCAGAAGGAGAATTAACGCCGCTACGCTCTGCCTTAGTCGATGAGTCACAGCTCGCCAAATTTGCGATCGCCCTCAACCTCGGTTCCCTCATGCATTTGGGTCGAGGGGCGGAAATTAATGGTGGGCGAGAAAATCCCAACTTACTCAGCAGCACCTTTGAGGCGGTAATTGGGGCTTATTTCCTAGATACAGATTCCAATATTGAGACAGTCCGAAACTATGTAAAACCGCTGTTTCAAGCGATCGCGGATACTTTGGTTGATACCGCAACCCAAATTAACTTTAAAAGTCGGTTTCAAGCTTGGGCCTTAGCCGAAGTAGGTCAGAACCCCAAGTACGCCATCATTGCTCAATCTGGCCCAGATCATGCGCGAGAGTTTACGGCTGAAGTACGAGTTGCCGATCACAAGTACGGAGAAGGCAAGGGGGGCAGAAAGCAAGATGCCGAAAAGAATGCCGCCAAACAAGCCCTAGAAACGTTAGGACTGCTCTAGAAAATGATTTCACTCGCTAGGCGTGACTAGAAACTGTCGCACCCCGCAAAGATTGAATCGTCGCGATCGCCTGTTGAACCACTCGATCGATCTCAGCTTCTGTATTAAAACGCCCAATGCCAAATCGCAGCGAAGCATAAGCCAATTCTGGCGATCGCCCTAAAGCAGTTAGCACATGAGAGGGTTTGATTTCTGCTGAAGTGCAAGCGGAACCCGAAGAAACCGCCACCACAGGTTGCAGCCCCAACAGCAACGCTTGTCCATCTACCCCTGCCACGCTGACATTGAGATTGCCAGGAAGCCGTTGCGTGGGATG from Trichocoleus desertorum ATA4-8-CV12 carries:
- a CDS encoding DUF2079 domain-containing protein — protein: MLQQWQKQPELRWVLGMAIAFFVVLSAIALHRYYNFYPTYVAFDQGIFNQVFWNGLHGRFFQSSLSSTLSAAVTQDGQVPEVFYHRLGQHFTPALLLWLPIYALFPSPALLSILQVALMTAAGLVLYALARHYHNPPLAVMIAASFYGAAAVIGPTVANFHDLCQIPLFILGLLLAMEKRWWWLFWVLAGLTLLVREDAGVVLFSVGFYLAVSRRHLRAGLGVCALSVVYILLVTNWAMPLFSPDISRRFMVEQFGHFVGNREASSLQVIGAIATQPLRLIQEIVTPADRTISYLLAHWLPLAFVPAVAPTAWLVASFPLLQNFMRQDPTALSIDLRYALTVIPGFFYGAVIWWAKHPGAFTRRFRRFWIFCLSVSLILTIVSNPNRALSFLIPDSFQPWVYSAPQTQWQHAAAIRSLMGQIPPDASVSATTHIVPHLSNRREIVRFPALQVRNDARAVISVDYIILDFQQLRQYQVVFDDDRRLLKTMVPVVDRLLGDRSYGLVGVQDGVLLMQRSANSDSTAATAWSTFRQELEPILRQPE
- a CDS encoding glycosyltransferase family 4 protein — translated: MKILVLAWEFPPRIVGGIARHVAELYPELVKLGHEVHLITVEFGQAPSYEVVDGVKVHRVPVGYSHDFFHWVVNMNESMGRHGGKLILEDGPFDLIHAHDWLVGDAAIALKHTFKTPLIGTIHATEYGRHNGIHTDTHHYISSKETHLAYNAWRVIVCTNYMRSEAARALGSPEAKVDVIYNGIRPEKKQRHPDFDFASFRRQFAEDSEKIVYYVGRMTHEKGVAVLLNAMPKVLWEMGGYAKLVIIGGGNTDHLKQQAWNLGIAHKTYFTGFMSEEDLNKFQTIANCAVFPSLYEPFGIVALESFAARVPVVVSDTGGFPEVVHHTKTGIVTWANNSESLAWGILEVLKNPGYAQWLTDNAYEDLERRFSWAKIAQQTEVVYKRVVQERSQVDW
- a CDS encoding sigma 54-interacting transcriptional regulator, which gives rise to MDRAERIQWLKEHTQLASLSDETLEAIAAAIVEEPFQENRRLVLEETPPEALYILKAGHLESYHTSLNGPAKAVGLLPGSIIHLKELLLDQAAEQTVITLGDGLLWQIAKEPFLALAQQYPEISRTFSRQLAAELNQLTSQLAYEQERQTALRPYAIPRVRRGVIGSSEVAVRLRKQVRDAARDRTPVLLTGEAGVGKVNLAALIHFNSAARREPLIRFNCGTLSSSGAELFGRVAQSASGKQGLLAYLGSGTLVLDHLQDLLPELQAKVIQLLQTGEYRSISREGEPIGELQQCQARIIVTAERSLDQVHAQLSLEPGQALWGHAIEVPPLRDRKADIKAKAEYHITCFARGEGISRPKLTPEAAEVLASYDFPGNLPELESLLEQAISQSNGAAELTADLFRSAQQLAVQLDQVASQLAFEQERQTALRPYLVPKVRRGIVGSSRYAVRLRQEIKKAASDRKSVLVFGEPGLGKDNTAALIHFGSRDRHQPMIKINCNTLQASGAELFGRVGGKPGLLEWIGQGTLLLNNIQELLPALLEKILLLLETGTYAPISREGEPTPEPKQSHARIMMVSEKSLPQLERKHCVQHVIKVPPLRVRKADIAAQAEYYISLTCRTKDIARPHVTPEALRRLQGYDFPGNFAELEGLIERAIAQSNGAPELTEEVFWAVSNKTRRFRVNLLNAYPKLRQFLRSDWWPDRINFGFTLGFFAVIVSILMLGPQARDSNIGLNLFWAWWWPLMLVAFPFVGRLWCSVCPFMIYGELAQKLSLRLFPRELLPWPRQQAEKWGGWFLFGLFTLILLWEELWHLENTAYLSGCLLLLITAGAVIFSLLFERRFWCRYLCPIGGMNGLFAKLSMTELRAQQGICSATCTTYQCYKGGPEKGEGQESLGCPLYSHPAQLEDNRDCVLCMTCLKACPHRSVEVNLRPPGIELWTTHQPTYAEVALLFLLFGAIFLHRLPEIENQLGWNFHLENFGWHAGVSAVALLLPVAIALLAQFLIQAINRTLKPRPFLELAYGYLPLVLGGSLAHYLRLGLTEAGRVLPITLATFGYSSVNVPIAVAEPAVIAFLQAVTLIASVWLSVILTQKIARQPLLSLLPQHLATLAIGSLLWKLIVS
- the rnc gene encoding ribonuclease III, with protein sequence MQKLPIFQNNALLQRALTHSSYTNEHPAFGEDNERLEFLGDAILNFLSGEFLYKHYPEKPEGELTPLRSALVDESQLAKFAIALNLGSLMHLGRGAEINGGRENPNLLSSTFEAVIGAYFLDTDSNIETVRNYVKPLFQAIADTLVDTATQINFKSRFQAWALAEVGQNPKYAIIAQSGPDHAREFTAEVRVADHKYGEGKGGRKQDAEKNAAKQALETLGLL